From a region of the Cardiocondyla obscurior isolate alpha-2009 linkage group LG28, Cobs3.1, whole genome shotgun sequence genome:
- the Kr gene encoding protein krueppel isoform X3 — translation MMQDPENSTQLDSAPRRMFPMFDPTSAGLPMTQEQLIANQARMTRIALMAAQLPVSLHATLAASPSLYPQDLFGNWISPRIASSPPSPLRPLPEVSPAPNAKPVSRRNNNNNNNNNNNNNNDNSDNNNMTGNDDDRIVRRGRAAKRKPTKLKAEPAAEGADPLSPSISPETTKDSKDKVFTCGVCQRSFGYKHVLQNHERTHTGEKPFQCRECQKRFTRDHHLKTHMRLHTGEKPYKCKYCERKFVQVANLRRHLRVHTGERPYACDMCTSRFSDSNQLKAHMLIHNNEKPFECDSCQMRFRRRHHLQQHKCGNGAVHQESSPEAESPPSLNSDELDSEEYVDVDVDVDIDGDQAPEEDPEGIAHPKKYIMPVTKLARHIRMSELNSPVYHSPSIVLPSVVLPVQTEPEDLSMR, via the exons ATGATGCAGGATCCCGAAAACAGCACTCAGCTCGACAGCGCCCCGCGAAGGATGTTTCCCATGTTCGATCCCACGTCAGCGGGACTACCGATGACCCAGGAGCAGCTGATTGCTAATCAAGCGAGAATGACGAGAATAGCTCTAATGGCCGCGCAACTTCCCGTATCGTTGCACGCCACCCTCGCCGCGTCTCCGTCACTTTACCCGCAGGATCTCTTTGGGAATTGGATATCCCCGCGAATCGCATCCTCGCCACCCTCGCCTCTTCGCCCACTGCCGGAAGTATCGCCGGCCCCGAACGCGAAGCCCGTGTCGCGGCGCAACAACaacaataataacaataacaacaacaacaacaataaCGATAACAGTGACAACAACAATATGACGGGAAATGACGACGACAGAATCGTCAGGAGGGGCCGCGCCGCGAAGAGGAAACCAACTAAATTGAAAGCGGAGCCTGCGGCGGAAGGTGCGGACCCACTCAGTCCTTCCATCAGTCCCGAAACGACAAAGGACAGCAAAGATAAGGTCTTCACTTGCGGAGTGTGCCAGAGATCCTTTGGATACAAGCACGTGTTGCAGAATCACGAACGCACGCATACGGGGGAAAAACCTTTCCAGTGCCGAGAATGCCAGAAAAG ATTTACCCGGGACCATCACTTGAAGACGCATATGCGGCTCCACACGGGTGAAAAACCTTACAAATGCAAATACTGCGAGCGAAAGTTCGTACAAGTGGCCAATCTTCGCCGTCATTTACGCGTGCACACGGGCGAGCGCCCGTATGCGTGTGACATGTGTACGTCCCGATTCAGCGACTCGAATCAACTGAAGGCACACATGCTGATACACAACAACGAGAAGCCGTTTGAGTGCGATAGCTGCCAAATGCGCTTCAGAAGGCGACACCATTTGCAGCAGCACAAATGCGGTAACGGCGCGGTGCACCAGGAGTCGTCGCCCGAGGCCGAGTCCCCACCGTCGTTGAACAGCGACGAGCTCGACTCGGAAGAGTACGTCGACGTTGACGTCGACGTGGACATCGACGGGGACCAAGCGCCGGAGGAAGACCCGGAAGGAATCGCGCATCCCAAGAAGTACATAATGCCGGTTACTAAACTGGCGCGTCACATCCGAATGAGCGAACTTAACAGCCCTGTATATCACTCGCCTTCGATAGTGCTTCCTTCGGTCGTTTTGCCAGTGCAGACGGAACCCGAGGATTTATCTATGAGGTAA
- the Kr gene encoding protein krueppel isoform X1 — MSSVKIFNYSPYLAFRYFFTHVNICFSSSPGLLIDQHLGMMQDPENSTQLDSAPRRMFPMFDPTSAGLPMTQEQLIANQARMTRIALMAAQLPVSLHATLAASPSLYPQDLFGNWISPRIASSPPSPLRPLPEVSPAPNAKPVSRRNNNNNNNNNNNNNNDNSDNNNMTGNDDDRIVRRGRAAKRKPTKLKAEPAAEGADPLSPSISPETTKDSKDKVFTCGVCQRSFGYKHVLQNHERTHTGEKPFQCRECQKRFTRDHHLKTHMRLHTGEKPYKCKYCERKFVQVANLRRHLRVHTGERPYACDMCTSRFSDSNQLKAHMLIHNNEKPFECDSCQMRFRRRHHLQQHKCGNGAVHQESSPEAESPPSLNSDELDSEEYVDVDVDVDIDGDQAPEEDPEGIAHPKKYIMPVTKLARHIRMSELNSPVYHSPSIVLPSVVLPVQTEPEDLSMR, encoded by the exons atgtcgagtgtgaaaatttttaattattcgcccTACCTAgcatttcgatatttttttacacacgTCAATATCTGTTTCTCGTCAAGTCCAGGACTCCTGATCGATCAGCATCTGGGCATGATGCAGGATCCCGAAAACAGCACTCAGCTCGACAGCGCCCCGCGAAGGATGTTTCCCATGTTCGATCCCACGTCAGCGGGACTACCGATGACCCAGGAGCAGCTGATTGCTAATCAAGCGAGAATGACGAGAATAGCTCTAATGGCCGCGCAACTTCCCGTATCGTTGCACGCCACCCTCGCCGCGTCTCCGTCACTTTACCCGCAGGATCTCTTTGGGAATTGGATATCCCCGCGAATCGCATCCTCGCCACCCTCGCCTCTTCGCCCACTGCCGGAAGTATCGCCGGCCCCGAACGCGAAGCCCGTGTCGCGGCGCAACAACaacaataataacaataacaacaacaacaacaataaCGATAACAGTGACAACAACAATATGACGGGAAATGACGACGACAGAATCGTCAGGAGGGGCCGCGCCGCGAAGAGGAAACCAACTAAATTGAAAGCGGAGCCTGCGGCGGAAGGTGCGGACCCACTCAGTCCTTCCATCAGTCCCGAAACGACAAAGGACAGCAAAGATAAGGTCTTCACTTGCGGAGTGTGCCAGAGATCCTTTGGATACAAGCACGTGTTGCAGAATCACGAACGCACGCATACGGGGGAAAAACCTTTCCAGTGCCGAGAATGCCAGAAAAG ATTTACCCGGGACCATCACTTGAAGACGCATATGCGGCTCCACACGGGTGAAAAACCTTACAAATGCAAATACTGCGAGCGAAAGTTCGTACAAGTGGCCAATCTTCGCCGTCATTTACGCGTGCACACGGGCGAGCGCCCGTATGCGTGTGACATGTGTACGTCCCGATTCAGCGACTCGAATCAACTGAAGGCACACATGCTGATACACAACAACGAGAAGCCGTTTGAGTGCGATAGCTGCCAAATGCGCTTCAGAAGGCGACACCATTTGCAGCAGCACAAATGCGGTAACGGCGCGGTGCACCAGGAGTCGTCGCCCGAGGCCGAGTCCCCACCGTCGTTGAACAGCGACGAGCTCGACTCGGAAGAGTACGTCGACGTTGACGTCGACGTGGACATCGACGGGGACCAAGCGCCGGAGGAAGACCCGGAAGGAATCGCGCATCCCAAGAAGTACATAATGCCGGTTACTAAACTGGCGCGTCACATCCGAATGAGCGAACTTAACAGCCCTGTATATCACTCGCCTTCGATAGTGCTTCCTTCGGTCGTTTTGCCAGTGCAGACGGAACCCGAGGATTTATCTATGAGGTAA
- the Kr gene encoding protein krueppel isoform X2 codes for MALACSREVQIYAGLLIDQHLGMMQDPENSTQLDSAPRRMFPMFDPTSAGLPMTQEQLIANQARMTRIALMAAQLPVSLHATLAASPSLYPQDLFGNWISPRIASSPPSPLRPLPEVSPAPNAKPVSRRNNNNNNNNNNNNNNDNSDNNNMTGNDDDRIVRRGRAAKRKPTKLKAEPAAEGADPLSPSISPETTKDSKDKVFTCGVCQRSFGYKHVLQNHERTHTGEKPFQCRECQKRFTRDHHLKTHMRLHTGEKPYKCKYCERKFVQVANLRRHLRVHTGERPYACDMCTSRFSDSNQLKAHMLIHNNEKPFECDSCQMRFRRRHHLQQHKCGNGAVHQESSPEAESPPSLNSDELDSEEYVDVDVDVDIDGDQAPEEDPEGIAHPKKYIMPVTKLARHIRMSELNSPVYHSPSIVLPSVVLPVQTEPEDLSMR; via the exons ATGGCATTGGCTTGTTCGCGCGAAGTGCAGATTTATGCAG GACTCCTGATCGATCAGCATCTGGGCATGATGCAGGATCCCGAAAACAGCACTCAGCTCGACAGCGCCCCGCGAAGGATGTTTCCCATGTTCGATCCCACGTCAGCGGGACTACCGATGACCCAGGAGCAGCTGATTGCTAATCAAGCGAGAATGACGAGAATAGCTCTAATGGCCGCGCAACTTCCCGTATCGTTGCACGCCACCCTCGCCGCGTCTCCGTCACTTTACCCGCAGGATCTCTTTGGGAATTGGATATCCCCGCGAATCGCATCCTCGCCACCCTCGCCTCTTCGCCCACTGCCGGAAGTATCGCCGGCCCCGAACGCGAAGCCCGTGTCGCGGCGCAACAACaacaataataacaataacaacaacaacaacaataaCGATAACAGTGACAACAACAATATGACGGGAAATGACGACGACAGAATCGTCAGGAGGGGCCGCGCCGCGAAGAGGAAACCAACTAAATTGAAAGCGGAGCCTGCGGCGGAAGGTGCGGACCCACTCAGTCCTTCCATCAGTCCCGAAACGACAAAGGACAGCAAAGATAAGGTCTTCACTTGCGGAGTGTGCCAGAGATCCTTTGGATACAAGCACGTGTTGCAGAATCACGAACGCACGCATACGGGGGAAAAACCTTTCCAGTGCCGAGAATGCCAGAAAAG ATTTACCCGGGACCATCACTTGAAGACGCATATGCGGCTCCACACGGGTGAAAAACCTTACAAATGCAAATACTGCGAGCGAAAGTTCGTACAAGTGGCCAATCTTCGCCGTCATTTACGCGTGCACACGGGCGAGCGCCCGTATGCGTGTGACATGTGTACGTCCCGATTCAGCGACTCGAATCAACTGAAGGCACACATGCTGATACACAACAACGAGAAGCCGTTTGAGTGCGATAGCTGCCAAATGCGCTTCAGAAGGCGACACCATTTGCAGCAGCACAAATGCGGTAACGGCGCGGTGCACCAGGAGTCGTCGCCCGAGGCCGAGTCCCCACCGTCGTTGAACAGCGACGAGCTCGACTCGGAAGAGTACGTCGACGTTGACGTCGACGTGGACATCGACGGGGACCAAGCGCCGGAGGAAGACCCGGAAGGAATCGCGCATCCCAAGAAGTACATAATGCCGGTTACTAAACTGGCGCGTCACATCCGAATGAGCGAACTTAACAGCCCTGTATATCACTCGCCTTCGATAGTGCTTCCTTCGGTCGTTTTGCCAGTGCAGACGGAACCCGAGGATTTATCTATGAGGTAA